In Candidatus Methylomirabilota bacterium, one DNA window encodes the following:
- a CDS encoding M23 family metallopeptidase: MKKRCLGALCLSVLLLASCGVRRQSALGIYHRVRPGETLYRIAKTYGVSVKKLSRVNRISDPSNIRAGDRLYIPGARRVKKVPVYRSEQTAVLERKLPREEARAVKLHFAWPVKGKILTQYGIQDGFKNNGVGIAASEGTPIRTAEAGRVVYSGADLRDYGNLVIIDHQGGFATVYAHNRINLVTMGERVKKGEVIAEVGMTGIAETPYLHFEIRRGGKARNPLPFLK; encoded by the coding sequence GTGAAGAAGCGGTGCCTCGGGGCCCTCTGTCTCTCCGTCCTTCTCCTCGCATCGTGCGGTGTGCGTAGGCAGTCCGCTCTGGGAATCTATCATCGGGTCCGTCCAGGCGAGACCCTTTACCGAATCGCCAAAACGTATGGGGTAAGCGTGAAAAAACTGAGCCGGGTCAATCGGATCTCCGATCCTTCGAATATTCGGGCCGGGGATCGCCTTTACATTCCCGGGGCCCGGAGGGTCAAAAAGGTTCCAGTCTATCGGTCCGAACAGACGGCGGTCCTGGAACGGAAACTTCCCAGAGAAGAAGCCCGGGCAGTCAAACTCCACTTTGCATGGCCGGTCAAGGGGAAGATTCTTACTCAATACGGGATTCAGGATGGGTTCAAAAATAATGGGGTTGGTATCGCGGCCTCAGAGGGGACCCCGATCCGGACCGCGGAAGCGGGGAGAGTAGTATACAGCGGGGCGGATCTTCGGGACTACGGAAATCTTGTCATCATTGATCACCAGGGAGGCTTCGCCACAGTGTATGCCCACAACCGGATAAACCTCGTGACAATGGGGGAAAGGGTGAAAAAGGGGGAGGTGATCGCCGAGGTAGGGATGACCGGGATTGCCGAAACCCCTTACTTGCACTTCGAGATCCGACGAGGCGGCAAGGCCAGAAACCCTCTCCCATTTCTCAAGTGA